A stretch of the Fusarium musae strain F31 chromosome 2, whole genome shotgun sequence genome encodes the following:
- a CDS encoding hypothetical protein (MEROPS:MER0014418), which translates to MATITSVTQTANPDTERQVIGAVNGESSFDAIVSAVDQELNALRKINSAIHDNPELCFKEFKAHDNITALLESLGFAVERHAYSLDTSFVAEYGQGGRLVTICSEYDALEGVGHACGHNLIATASIASFLGIAAALKQSGAPGRVRILGCPAEEGGGGKIKLIQAGAFKDVDAALMVHASTPLDIPQPDGAAAVGGRSVAIFRGIFTGEPAHAGVVPWNGINALDAASLTYSAISMLRQQIRPTDRLNLYIKEGGQMTNIITARSVVEVGVRTLTLRENEKLQERVRNCFKGAALATGCKIEFESVMDTYADLHSNEPLCNEFTDIMSRHFDSHFHGDMRDPHISGGGSDFGNVSYECPSLHPLFIIPTLPTDNVHAPGFTRAAGEPAAFDAAIKAAKGIALLGVKVLADEEFAKRMREAFEEDMTKYK; encoded by the exons ATGGCTACCATTACCAGTGTTACGCAGACCGCCAATCCTGACACGGAGAGGCAGGTTATCGGTGCGGTTAATGGCGAAAGCTCCTTTGACGCAATAGTCAGTGCCGTGGATCAGGAGCTGAATGCTCTGCGAAAGATCAACAGTGCG ATACACGACAACCCTGAGCTATGCTTCAAAGAGTTTAAAGCTCACGATAACATCACAGCTCTCTTGGAGTCCCTTGGCTTCGCCGTAGAGAGGCACGCATATAGCCTTGACACATCCTTCGTTGCAGAGTACGGCCAGGGTGGTCGCCTGGTGACCATCTGCTCTGAGTATGATGCCCTCGAGGGCGTAGGCCATGCTTGCGGACATAATCTCATTGCCACCGCCTCTATAGCTTCTTTTCTAGGCATCGCTGCTGCCCTTAAACAATCTGGCGCACCAGGTCGAGTACGTATCCTCGGCTGTCCTGCTGAGGAGGGCGGTGGaggcaagatcaagctcaTTCAAGCCGGCGCGTTTAAGGATGTCGATGCTGCGCTCATGGTTCACGCGAGCACGCCCTTGGACATTCCTCAACCTGATGGCGCAGCGGCCGTCGGTGGCAGGTCAGTGGCCATCTTCAGGGGTATCTTCACTGGCGAGCCGGCACACGCTGGTGTAGTCCCTTGGAATGGCATCAACGCACTGGATGCCGCGTCGTTGACTTATAGCGCGATCAGCATGCTGCGCCAACAGATTAGACCTACAGACCGCCTCAATCTTTACATCAAAGAGGGAGGACAGatgaccaacatcatcacgGCGAGAAGCGTGGTGGAGGTTGGTGTGCGGACCCTTACTCTGAGGGAGAATGAGAAGCTTCAAGAGCGGGTGCGAAACTGCTTCAAGGGAGCTGCCCTTGCCACTGGGTGCAAGATTGAGTTTGAGTCAGT AATGGACACCTATGCCGACCTCCACTCCAACGAGCCCCTCTGCAACGAGTTCACCGACATCATGTCACGGCACTTTGACAGCCACTTCCACGGCGACATGCGCGATCCACATATCTCGGGCGGCGGCTCGGACTTTGGAAATGTGAGCTATGAGTGTCCATCACTGCACCCTCTGTTTATCATCCCAACCCTGCCGACCGATAACGTACATGCTCCTGGGTTTACAAGGGCGGCTGGTGAGCCTGCGGCGTTCGATGCAGCTATCAAAGCAGCAAAGGGGATTGCACTATTAGGGGTAAAGGTGTTAGCAGATGAAGAGTTTGCAAAAAGGATGAGGGAGGCTTTTGAAGAGGACATGAcgaaatataaataa
- a CDS encoding hypothetical protein (EggNog:ENOG41) produces the protein MFQFTHVINVLRAEHLRTFHRKDLLDGHIMRQNSSFVYQSIPHLVEEDWNHLDNGFDGYTSSDAFSSCQSSSTAPTSVSGGGTEQRAANEAFIDLLYSAVDLRKLIQPILNDEYINPRRLTIKLRKVLKLFGQDLSAELQYPESTRIGGFFKKSSRLLSCEIINGLYEEEREDVSKSTATSREVDLVSEGDEPDDSSSEDEPAAQPDMLSIQNLVASTNSFSAFITRLVDLANPSFESRLKRLAKSQSKELNDSESKRVAETVSELLYSKPVKIDLEESGRMSWLYKLTSAFRAALSDEWNWWPFSEPQPLPPPNFATLSWACICGDIRREVVPEAFARRVVKIRAQTLPASSASTAASPNFFRGHTEPSSSQNAGKGNYKYQQNSIQHATPGQSSIISSGLPATMSMPSTSRYIMFFVDSGGLKLSAIESESLCNEQLFRQMRSEFRQVKGWFMTWFGLMTFSHCDFYQS, from the exons ATGTTCCAGTTCACCCATGTAATCAATGTCCTAAG AGCAGAACACCTAAG GACCTTCCACCGTAAGGATCTTCTCGACGGACATATTATGAGACA AAATTCGAGCTTCGTTTATCAGTCAATACCCCATCTCGTCGAGGAAGATTGGAATCATCTTGacaatggctttgatggCTACACTAGTAGTGATGCCTTTAGTAGCTGCCAATCTTCATCTACTGCCCCTACCTCTGTTTCTGGTGGAGGCACTGAACAGCGCGCAGCAAATGAGGCATTTATCGACCTTCTCTACAGCGCCGTAGATCTACGAAAGCTCATACAGCCTATTTTGAATGACGAATATATCAATCCGAGAAGGCTTACAATCAAGCTCCGAAAAGTACTCAAGTTATTTGGACAAGACTTGTCAGCAGAATTGCAGTATCCGGAATCGACACGAATAGGTGGGTTCTTCAAGAAGTCATCTAGACTGCTCTCTTGTGAGATTATCAATGGATTGTACGAAGAGGAAAGAGAGGATGTCAGTAAGAGTACCGCTACGAGCAGGGAAGTCGACTTGGTGTCTGAAGGTGATGAGCCAGACGATTCTAGCTCCGAAGATGAGCCAGCTGCCCAGCCAGATATGCTCAGCATACAGAATCTTGTCGCCTCTACGAACTCTTTCAGTGCATTTATCACGAGATTAGTCGATTTGGCTAACCCATCCTTTGAGTCACGGCTAAAGCGTTTGGCCAAGTCGCAGAGTAAGGAACTCAACGATTCAGAGTCCAAGAGAGTTGCAGAGACGGTATCAGAACTTCTATATTCGAAACCAGTAAAGATTGATCTGGAAGAAAGTGGGAGAATGTCGTGGCTGTACAAGTTAACATCCGCATTCAGGGCAGCTCTGTCAGACGAGTGGAACTGGTGGCCATTTTCGGAGCCCCAGCCACTGCCACCGCCCAATTTCGCTACCTTGAGTTGGGCATGT ATTTGCGGAGATATTCGAAGAGAAGTGGTTCCAGAGGCCTTCGCACGGCGTGTTGTCAAGATCCGAGCTCAGACGCTGCCTGCATCTTCTGCATCAACTGCGGCATCACCAAACTTTTTCAGGGGTCATACCGAACCCTCTTCCAGCCAGAATGCCGGTAAAGGCAACTATAAGTATCAGCAAAACTCGATACAACATGCGACGCCTGGGCAAAGTTCCATCATATCAAGCGGGCTCCCAGCGACCATGTCGATGCCGTCAACGAGTCGATATATCATGTTCTTTGTAGACTCAGGAGGCTTGAAGCTCAGTGCTATTGAGTCAGAGTCTCTATGTAACGAGCAGCTTTTCCGCCAAATGAGATCCGAGTTTCGACAAGTCAAAGGGTGGTTCATGACTTGGTTTGGTCTCATGACATTCTCTCACTGCGACTTTTACCAG TCCTAA
- a CDS encoding hypothetical protein (EggNog:ENOG41~CAZy:GH43) codes for MSPSNPIIPGFSPDPSIVKVGEWYFLVNSTFHMFPGIPVYASKDLVSWKQIGNVISRPGQVILKQSDTEVNRMPDVGEVMLATGGLFAPTIRYNNGTFYVVCTNVVRATENTRYALQNFIATTKDIWSGHWNDLIWYDFDGIDPSILFDDDGKTYIQGSKSPGPYTRIAQFEINITTGKKLSEEKIIWEGTGGVYPEGPHIYKRNGWYCLMISEGGTHEDHMITMARSRDVWGPYEPCPENPILVPASKDMYIRHTGHCDVFEDDNGQWWGVLLGVRRDKDGRYNMGRESHLTPAKWTDDWLRIESVEAEINTSRLASAPTEQGLTAVQGVDFLYIRDPVLQNYKIDSTISVTSSPVDLSHPQESPSFVGKRQRLHAGQSSATFKTNASSKVKTGLAVYKDEHRYLRVFYDTAERAVVYEFVNNAKDLKRTEQRALDRDVDTIQFRFEYTEQEYQVFYSTGTDWEHIATLDTLDMTGPDFVGPVIGVFALAQKSVTVEVVDLQVE; via the exons ATGTCGCCCTCCAACCCCATCATCCCTGGCTTCTCGCCCGATCCGTCCATCGTCAAGGTTGGCGAGTGGTACTTTCTCGTCAACTCCACTTTTCACATGTTCCCTGGTATTCCCGTTTACGCCTCCAAGGATCTTGTGTCGTGGAAGCAAATCG GAAATGTCATTAGTAGGCCGGGACAGGTTATCCTGAAACAATCTGATACTGAAGTCAACCGTATGCCTGATGTTGGAGAAGTGATGCTTGCGACTGGTGGCCTTTTTGCGCCAACAATTCGCTATAACAATGGTACTTTCTACGTTGTTTGCACGAATGTTGTGAGAGCGACCGAGAATACTCGGTATGCGCTGCAGAACTTTATTGCTACCACGAAGGATATCTGGTCAGGTCACTGGAACGACTTGATCTGGTATGACTTTGATGGAATTGATCCCAGCATCTTattcgacgatgatggaaagACGTATATCCAAGGCTCCAAGTCGCCTGGTCCATACACCAGAATCGCCCAATTCGAGATTAATATCACGACGGGCAAGAAGCTGTCCGAGGAAAAGATCATCTGGGAGGGCACTGGCGGAGTCTACCCCGAAGGGCCGCATATCTACAAGCGAAATGGTTGGTACTGCCTCATGATTTCCGAGGGAGGAACTCATGAAGACCATATGATCACCATGGCCCGATCCCGCGATGTCTGGGGTCCCTACGAGCCATGTCCCGAGAACCCAATCTTAGTCCCGGCAAGCAAAGACATGTACATTCGCCATACAGGCCACTGCGACGTGTTTGAAGATGACAACGGTCAATGGTGGGGAGTCCTCCTCGGAGTCCGCAGAGATAAAGACGGACGATACAACATGGGACGAGAGTCCCATCTCACACCCGCAAAATGGACCGATGATTGGCTCCGCATTGAATCTGTCGAGGCTGAAATCAACACATCCCGACTCGCTAGTGCACCCACAGAGCAGGGATTGACAGCAGTGCAGGGCGTGGATTTCCTGTACATCCGAGACCCAGTTTTGCAGAACTACAAGATTGACAGCACGATCAGTGTAACATCATCGCCCGTCGATCTGTCGCATCCACAGGAATCACCTAGTTTTGTGGGTAAGAGACAGCGTCTACACGCAGGTCAAAGCAGCGCAACATTCAAGACCAACGCATCGTCAAAGGTCAAGACTGGGCTGGCAGTTTACAAAGATGAACACCGGTACTTGCGGGTCTTTTATGACACGGCTGAAAGAGCGGTAGTTTACGAATTCGTCAATAATGCCAAGGATCTTAAAAGGACGGAACAGCGCGCACTGGACAGGGATGTTGACACCATCCAATTCCGCTTTGAGTACACTGAACAGGAATATCAGGTATTTTACTCAACCGGTACAGATTGGGAGCATATTGCGACGCTTGATACCCTTGACATGACTGGACCAGACTTTGTAGGTCCCGTTATCGGTGTGTTTGCCTTGGCGCAAAAGAGTGTCACGGTTGAAGTCGTCGATCTGCAGGTAGAGTAG
- a CDS encoding hypothetical protein (EggNog:ENOG41), with product MGHGSLTLGHEEYKALGHYQNGFCLVHTSKAAAWSFPVLLLQKVSYSAIALRYAVAVALQDLDARRHTEGLTLSGQESALAFSHFARASSAFREAIRQPVKPVDHVETLATLYFHYVYLTHQRAVDKEELHKLSQAVVRYLQRSSIGDVLTRSATESVATMTPSMRSFLCRLLLWVYREDVYAMGYRCAGEVARYMSGRPKLLRRLCVVSRPVLQLNWGTLYPTEQRLDDVFSAQHLDMLVRMIQLQFQITEFGWSTMDSVMSDESSGTQRPEVRNAQIEEKLNLIETEFSATFQMITMPDDNHVASACDLVESAAVFVTIYYAWKMIYYRCAGMPEDRIQDVLAMLMQAAQHTIRKVHLKDLRRALLAAVIETKNPIHKDWIMSKLGPRWRSVLEHALDRHSRLGQHISIWTLYELASDTSGIW from the exons ATGGGCCACGGCAGCCTCACTCTTGGCCATGAGGAATATAAGGCTCTGGGACACTATCAGAATGGATTCTGCTTGGTACATACCTCCAAGGCCGCGGCGTGGTCTTTCCCTGTGCTTCTGCTACAGAAAGTCTCTTACAGCGCCATCGCTTTGCGCTACGCAGTGGCTGTCGCGCTTCAGGACCTCGATGCGCGACGCCATACCGAGGGCCTTACTCTTAGTGGACAAGAGTCAGCGCTGGCGTTTTCGCACTTCGCTCGGGCATCGTCGGCATTCCGAGAAGCCATACGGCAACCAGTCAAGCCTGTCGACCACGTTGAGACCCTCGCTACACTCTACTTCCACTACGTCTACCTCACGCACCAACGCGCCGTTGATAAGGAAGAGCTGCATAAGCTCAGCCAGGCCGTCGTGCGCTATCTCCAACGTTCATCGATAGGGGACGTGTTGACCAGATCGGCGACGGAGTCAGTTGCGACAATGACCCCTTCCATGCGTAGCTTCCTGTGTCGCCTACTTCTATGGGTTTACAGAGAGGATGTCTATGCGATGGGGTATCGCTGCGCTGGTGAAGTCGCGCGATACATGTCGGGCCGTCCAAAACTTCTCCGACGACTATGCGTGGTCTCACGGCCAGTATTGCAGCTGAACTGGGGTACTTTGTATCCAACTGAGCAACGTCTGGACGACGTTTTCTCGGCTCAGCATCTGGATATGCTAGTTCGCATGATCCAACTTCAGTTCCAGATTACAGAGTTCGGGTGGTCAACAATGGACTCAGTCATGTCAGATGAATCTTCAGGCACACAAAGACCAGAAGTGCGAAACGCGCAGATAGAGGAAAAGCTAAATCTTATAGAGACG GAATTTTCTGCTACGTTCCAGATGATCACGATGCCTGATGATAACCATGTAGCCTCGGCATGCGATCTTGTTGAAAGCGCTGCCGTATTCGTGACCATCTACTACGCGTGGAAAATGATCTATTACCGATGCGCAGGCATGCCCGAAGATAGGATCCAAGACGTCTTAGCCATGCTTATGCAGGCGGCCCAGCATACCATACGTAAGGTCCATCTTAAAGACCTGCGAAGGGCACTTCTGGCGGCTGTGATTGAGACCAAGAATCCGATTCACAAGGACTGGATCATGAGCAAGCTCGGGCCGCGATGGAGATCGGTGCTCGAACATGCACTAGATAGGCACTCTCGGTTGGGGCAGCACATCAGTATCTGGACACTCTATGAGCTGGCCTCGGATACCAGCGGCATTTGGTGA
- a CDS encoding hypothetical protein (EggNog:ENOG41) gives MDSAHWQSSVTMTDWQQMVVPEQNLEGTVQPSQILDLDPGALDHLLGIPENASSNGTTPRITRAEWDRHKEAIVAMYPYKTLPDLMKYMTDVYTFRASKQQWKKKLREWNLTKNLSHQVAKFVGKRGQSRHRGGKKTKFLLRGEPVPIDKVQRHMQAYENPSKSLTGSTPDGLTYTTIKSPALARPSIPIPSQTAPASAPQIPAPMASPQAPFIQPQVGAEMDQVQMAFWNGRDLDDLLKDARNASQLAMKGDYMSAKPIFMECLDGLEVVLAPTHATFMSVLQQYVYYAVDNKDFDEATARVHKSYSDHKQRLGSHDKKVWQCLARLGLLYYKRGMASQAYHMLVNARKGLLAATSGKTEESYNCVLETVKAIISISIKHHDFGEAERELLDLIAQAESLGAAYQDDALSHKHDLVHLYHDNWSRSKHTYGHTPPNRNQTERFLLEIIHFKSMFQEVTHMQTCSWDKLRDFYETTGQRDKLEELLPKLEDLLSKDGFLSASNENLLVFKQNMINSFSALGQYEQAEWWLLRIRDEAEHYSFDRVSLNMRLADLYFQMEKPDDGLVMLKEAQSIGKDILPKDHTFHSVVVQSISDRKVSGGCCPECHVNPPGENRKLNSAIHELIGSETDVDYPMQSELLGAGDE, from the exons ATGGACAGCGCCCACTGGCAAAGTTCGGTCACGATGACCGACTGGCAACAGATGGTAGTTCCCGAACAAAACCTTGAAGGGACGGTTCAGCCTTCCCAGATACTTGACCTCGATCCCGGAGCTCTCGACCACCTTCTTGGCATTCCCGAAAATGCATCTTCTAATGGTACCACGCCGCGTATCACTCGGGCAGAGTGGGACCGACATAAAGAAGCCATTGTGGCCATGTATCCTTACAAGACCCTGCCTGATCTCATGAAGTATATGACCGACGTTTATACTTTCAGGGCTAG CAAACAacagtggaagaagaagcttcgCGAGTGGAATCTCACCAAGAATCTCTCACACCAAGTGGCAAAATTCGTTGGCAAGCGAGGCCAGAGCCGGCACAGAGGGGGCAAAAAGACCAAGTTCCTCCTTAGGGGGGAACCAGTACCAATTGACAAGGTCCAGCGACACATGCAAGCCTACGAAAACCCTTCCAAAAGCCTGACAGGCA GCACTCCCGATGGCCTTACCTACACCACCATCAAATCCCCCGCTTTAgccaggcctagtattccCATTCCATCCCAAACAGCACCGGCTTCCGCTCCACAAATCCCAGCTCCAATGGCCTCTCCCCAAGCACCCTTCATACAACCCCAGGTCGGAGCTGAGATGGATCAAGTTCAAATGGCGTTCTGGAATGGTCGAGATCTGGATGACCTGCTGAAAGATGCTCGAAATGCCTCCCAGCTCGCCATGAAGGGAGATTATATGAGCGCCAAGCCCATCTTCATGGAATGTCTCGACGGTCTGGAGGTAGTTCTGGCGCCTACCCATGCCACCTTTATGAGTGTTCTCCAACAGTATGTCTATTATGCCGTCGACAATAAAGACTTTGACGAAGCAACAGCGAGAGTGCACAAGTCCTACAGTGATCACAAACAGAGGCTAGGTTCTCACGACAAGAAAGTCTGGCAATGCTTGGCGAGACTGGGTCTCTTGTATTACAAGAGGGGCATGGCATCGCAAGCATACCACATGCTTGTCAATGCCAGAAAGGGGCTTCTTGCTGCAACTTCTGGAAAGACTGAGGAGTCATACAATTGCGTGCTCGAAACGGTCAAAGCAATCATCTCCATATCCATCAAACATCATGACTTTGGCGAAGCTGAGCGGGAGCTGTTGGACCTGATCGCGCAAGCGGAGAGCTTGGGTGCAGCATATCAAGACGATGCGTTGAGCCACAAGCATGACCTAGTTCACCTCTACCATGACAACTGGTCACGAAGCAAACACACCTACGGGCATACGCCACCAAACCGGAATCAGACTGAGAGGTTTCTCCTCGAGATTATACACTTTAAGAGTATGTTTCAAGAGGTCACGCATATGCAAACATGCAGCTGGGATAAACTGCGTGACTTTTACGAGACTACAGGCCAACGAGACAAGCTAGAAGAATTGCTGCCAAAGCTCGAagaccttctcagcaaggaTGGGTTTCTGAGCGCTAGCAATGAGAACTTGCTTGTCTTTAAACAGAACATGATCAACTCGTTTTCGGCTCTCGGTCAATACGAGCAAGCAGAATGGTGGCTACTCCGTATACGGGATGAGGCTGAACACTATTCCTTCGACCGGGTATCCCTCAATATGCGGCTGGCTGATCTGTATTTCCAGATGGAAAAGCCCGACGACGGGCTGGTGATGCTTAAGGAAGCTCAGAGTATCGGCAAAGACATCCTCCCGAAGGATCACACGTTCCATTCAGTTGTCGTGCAGTCCATTAGCGATCGCAAAGTTTCAGGCGGATGCTGCCCAGAATGTCATGTTAATCCGCCGGGGGAGAATCGGAAGCTAAACTCTGCGATCCATGAACTCATAGGATCCGAGACTGATGTCGACTACCCTATGCAGtctgagcttcttggcgcaGGTGATGAGTAG
- a CDS encoding hypothetical protein (EggNog:ENOG41), which produces MASPPDTKPEVVDEKAMSVMEQDDDLPISNVEEQPLVRKIDLHLMPILIAIYILQYLDKSSLNTASLLGIIQDTKLVGQEFPWLNSAFYFGYLGATYPVSVLLVKFPIAKVLAASILIWALVLGCHAAGENFAALCSLRVLLGAFEATISPGFTLITGLWYKPSEHARRHSLWFVGNAVGSLIGSLIAYGCTFITGGPLAPWRWLFIVLGIITAGWAVVLYIWLPDTPATARFLNPAQRVWATQRPQVAQRSFKTNKWSNGQLFEAMLDPKTWFQFFVITTVSLSNGVIANFSSLIIRGLNFDSRQSLLLGMPLAAYNVIIVLLSASLAERFRKSRCLIAAGASALSLVGTILVRQLPSTNNAGRYIGLILCASCANVFPMMLSLISSNVAGFTKKSTVNAVFFLGYCAGNIAGPQFFIPTEAPKYETAFTALFVIFCILIGLILAFRQYLAWENSRRDKAQGVHIDAESPDRDAMSGAVMEATDETDFENKNFRYYL; this is translated from the exons ATGGCTTCGCCTCCTGACACCAAAcctgaggttgttgatgagaaggctATGTCGGTGATGGAACAGGACGATGATCTCCCCATTTCCAATGTCGAGGAGCAGCCTCTGGTCAGAAAAATTGACCTTCA CCTGATGCCTATCCTCATAGCCATCTACATACTGCAGTATCTCGACAAGAGCAGTTTGAACACTGCCTCTCTCCTCGGTATCATCCAGGATACG AAATTGGTTGGTCAAGAGTTCCCCTGGCTTAATAGTGCTTTTTACTTTGGATACCTCGGCGCCACATACCCAGTCTCCGTACTTCTCGTGAAGTTCCCGATTGCCAAGGTCCTGGCAGCATCCAT TTTGATATGGGCGCTGGTTCTCGGATGTCATGCTGCTGGCGAGAACTTCGCAGCCCTCTGCTCCTTACGTGTGCTCCTTGGTGCGTTCGAGGCCACCATCAGCCCCGGCTTCACACTCATCACAGGACTCTGGTACAAACCGTCAGAGCACGCCAGACGCCACAGCCTTTGGTTCGTCGGTAACGCCGTGGGGTCTCTTATCGGTAGTCTCATTGCTTACGGCTGCACCTTCATCACTGGCGGGCCCCTCGCACCATGGAGA TGGTTATTTATCGTTCTCGGCATAATAACAGCTGGCTGGGCTGTGGTCCTATACATCTGGCTTCCAGACACGCCAGCGACAGCCAGATTTCTCAACCCAGCTCAGAGAGTCTGGGCGACGCAGAGGCCTCAGGTGGCTCAGAGGAGTTTCAAGACGAACAAATGGTCAAATGGACAGCTATTCGAGGCGATGCTGGACCCCAAGACGTGGTTTCAGTTCTTTGTCATTACTACGGTGTCCCTAAGTAATGGAGTCATTGCCAAT TTCAGCTCTCTAATCATCCGAGGCTTGAACTTTGACTCCCGACAGTCGCTCCTCCTCGGCATGCCTCTGGCTGCCTATAATGTCATCATAGTTCTCCTTTCCGCCTCGCTGGCCGAGAGATTCCGCAAGTCTCGTTGCCTTATTGCCGCAGGTGCCTCGGCTCTTTCACTGGTGGGCACCATTCTGGTCCGTCAGCTGCCATCCACAAACAATGCGGGTCGATATATAGGGCTCATCCTGTGCGCGTCATGCGCCAACGTATTCCCCATGATGCTGAGCCTCATCTCGAGCAACGTGGCCGGCTTTACCAAGAAGTCAACAGTCAACgctgtcttcttccttggaTACTGTGCAGGCAACATTGCTGGTCCACAGTTCTTCATTCCAACCGAGGCACCCAAATACGAG ACGGCTTTTACTGCCTTGTTTGTGATCTTCTGTATCCTCATTGGTCTTATTCTTGCTTTCAGGCAGTATCTGGCCTGGGAGAACTCGAGGCGCGACAAGGCTCAGGGAGTGCACATTGATGCTGAGTCACCAGATCGAGATGCCATGTCTGGTGCGGTGATGGAGGCAACTGACGAGACGGACTTTGAGAATAAGAACTTCCGATACTACCTCTAG
- a CDS encoding hypothetical protein (EggNog:ENOG41), whose protein sequence is MSSQLQDVATVATPLAKQDIVFHVQADFTIAYWSSKKQDENLREQYDTANLKVSGNYIKVNPELPILAAVAYENSGQDVVRVFYVGQDFTLRELRRVGEPGSKWYDGESLNSKEWDIDSKSGLTANIVKTGSMAQLKVFYQKKPNKLSVAYSVLNFVQDWEARDDWSNRANVTN, encoded by the exons ATGTCTTCTCAACTTCAG GACGTTGCTACCGTTGCGACCCCCCTCGCCAAGCAAGACATCGTTTTCCATGTCCAGGCCGACTTCACCATCGCCTACTGGTCTAGCAAGAAACAAGACGAGAACCTGCGTGAGCAGTATGACACTGCGAACCTGAAGGTCAGCGGGAActacatcaaggtcaacccGGAGCTGCCTattcttgctgctgttgcgtATGAGAATAGTGGCCAGGATGTC GTCCGTGTTTTTTACGTCGGCCAAGACTTTACCCTTCGTGAACTTCGTCGTGTTGGTGAACCCGGATCCAAGTGGTATGATGGCGAGTCCTTGAACAGCAAGGAGTGGGACATTGATTCGAAGAGCGGCCTGACTGCAAACATAGTCAAGACAGGCAGCATGGCTCAGCTCAAGGTCTTCTACCAGAAGAAGCCCAATAAGCTTAGCGTTGCCTACAGTGTCCTGAACTTTGTCCAGGACTGGGAGGCCCGTGACGACTGGTCCAACCGCGCTAATGTCACCAACTGA
- a CDS encoding hypothetical protein (EggNog:ENOG41), with protein sequence MESGVGRIQLPPGSTAEEYREAIAKQPKVRKWWKADNFENGKTYRIGFDEGSAIKKWFEGSTEELLRKPLDDRTDGKMNKEPVMINAEDESLVEETSAYANI encoded by the exons ATGGAAAGTGGAGTAGGGCGCATTCAACTCCCGCCGGGAAGCACAGCCGAAGAATACAGGGAGGCAATTGCGAAACAACCCAAGGTTCGGAAATGGTGGAAGGCGGATAATTTCGAGAACGGCAAGACTTACAGAATTGGGTTTGATGAGGGATCTGCCATCAAGAAATGGTTTGAAGGCAGCACGGAAGAGCTTCTTCGCAAGCCGTTAGATGACAGGACTGATGGCAAGATGAACAAGGAGCCGGTCATGATCAAT GCAGAAGATGAAAGTCTCGTGGAAGAAACCTCTGCATACGCAAATATCtaa